Genomic window (Puniceicoccales bacterium):
CGGCTTAGATGAAAGGTAGATAGATGGCGCATAAAAAAGGTCAAGGCACATCCAGAAACGGCAGGGATAGCAATAGTAAACGGCTTGGAGTGAAAAAATATTCAGGAGAAGCTATTTTGGCCGGAGGTATAATCCTAAGGCAGCGAGGGACTAAAGTACATCCTGGCAAAAATGTTGGTCTTGGAAGAGATTTTACGTTATTTGCTCTTGCTAACGGTAAAGTTAAATGGGATGGTGCCCATCGCAAAGTTCATGTAATTGCTTCTGTTTAAATAGATAGCAGCCTAGGTCATGTTCAATAGGTTTGTGTTATTTCCTGTAAAATGTTCGCTTAATGGATTAAGATTTTTGTGTAAAGAAAGAGCGTTTTTAGTTGAAATAGCGATTGGGTTCATCGTTTTTCCGATGCTATTCTATTGGCTAGGCATTAACATCAAATTATTGGCGGTTATTGTTTCATATTTTGCAATATTGGTAACCGAGGCCCTAAATACGGCGGTGGAAAGTGTTGTAAATTTTGTATCGCCGGAGTATAATTTTTTGGCGAAAAAAGCGAAGGATATGGGCAGTGCAGCGGTTTTTCTTGCCGTGGTCAA
Coding sequences:
- the rpmA gene encoding 50S ribosomal protein L27, which translates into the protein MAHKKGQGTSRNGRDSNSKRLGVKKYSGEAILAGGIILRQRGTKVHPGKNVGLGRDFTLFALANGKVKWDGAHRKVHVIASV
- a CDS encoding diacylglycerol kinase, which gives rise to MFNRFVLFPVKCSLNGLRFLCKERAFLVEIAIGFIVFPMLFYWLGINIKLLAVIVSYFAILVTEALNTAVESVVNFVSPEYNFLAKKAKDMGSAAVFLAVVNALVVLLLSMAAK